The proteins below are encoded in one region of Bremerella sp. P1:
- a CDS encoding AraC family transcriptional regulator — translation MNSPEMKTLVSAIARHAKADALIPTEIPELKLSSFASPTQNTSLVYEPCLCIVAQGAKEVVLAGDSYRMDPGQFLLVSVDLPVDARVLEATANNPYVGLQISFDPKVVGELLADGTAVSSTGPPERGLAVSNVEPKLLDAVTRLVHLLDEPQDIGPLAPYVLREITHRVLTSSQGLRLRQMALAGAPAYRIAQAIRWLKAHFADPLKIESLAEQVGLSTSSFHLHFKNVTAMTPLQYQKRMRLQEARNLMLGEKIDAAQAAFRVGYESPSQFSREYRRMFGAPPRQDIDAVLAATS, via the coding sequence ATGAATAGCCCTGAAATGAAAACGCTCGTTTCCGCCATCGCACGCCATGCCAAGGCCGACGCGTTGATTCCGACGGAGATTCCTGAACTGAAGCTTTCGAGTTTCGCGAGTCCCACCCAGAACACGTCTCTCGTTTACGAACCTTGCTTGTGCATCGTGGCTCAAGGGGCCAAAGAAGTCGTATTGGCTGGCGATTCGTATCGCATGGATCCTGGCCAGTTCTTGTTGGTATCGGTCGACTTGCCGGTGGATGCCCGCGTCTTGGAGGCGACCGCGAACAATCCCTATGTCGGTTTGCAGATCTCGTTCGATCCCAAGGTCGTTGGTGAACTGCTGGCCGATGGCACGGCCGTTTCATCGACCGGCCCGCCAGAGCGAGGACTCGCCGTATCCAACGTCGAGCCGAAGCTCTTGGATGCCGTGACGCGACTGGTCCACCTTTTGGATGAACCTCAGGACATTGGGCCGTTGGCCCCGTACGTCTTACGCGAGATCACGCATCGCGTCCTGACCAGTTCGCAGGGACTAAGGCTTCGCCAAATGGCATTGGCCGGTGCCCCTGCGTATCGGATCGCTCAGGCGATCCGATGGCTCAAGGCCCACTTTGCGGACCCGTTGAAAATCGAATCGCTGGCCGAGCAAGTCGGGCTGAGCACTTCCTCGTTTCACTTGCACTTCAAAAATGTAACAGCGATGACGCCACTGCAGTATCAAAAACGGATGCGACTCCAGGAAGCTCGTAACCTGATGCTCGGCGAGAAAATCGACGCCGCCCAAGCAGCCTTCCGCGTCGGGTATGAAAGCCCTTCCCAGTTCAGCCGAGAGTACCGTCGCATGTTCGGGGCACCTCCGCGCCAGGATATCGACGCGGTCTTGGCAGCAACTTCTTAA